The following are from one region of the Stigmatella ashevillena genome:
- a CDS encoding RidA family protein produces the protein MSQDDRIESKRAPEPVGHYPHARRVGNLLFLSGVGPRERGSKKIPGVELDGQGNIVSYDIETQCHSVFRNVRYILEEAGSSWDRLVDVTVYLTNMKADFPTYNRLWAEYFQDNPPCRTTLEISRLPTPIAIELKCIATLGD, from the coding sequence ATGAGCCAGGACGACCGAATCGAATCGAAGCGGGCCCCGGAGCCGGTGGGCCACTATCCTCACGCGCGGCGGGTGGGAAACCTCCTGTTCCTGTCCGGGGTGGGGCCTCGCGAGCGGGGCAGCAAGAAGATCCCCGGCGTGGAGCTGGACGGGCAGGGCAACATCGTCTCCTACGACATCGAGACGCAGTGCCACTCGGTGTTCCGCAACGTGCGCTACATCCTGGAAGAGGCGGGCTCTTCCTGGGACCGGCTGGTGGACGTCACGGTGTACCTCACCAACATGAAGGCGGACTTTCCCACCTACAACCGGCTGTGGGCGGAGTACTTCCAGGACAACCCGCCCTGCCGCACCACGCTGGAGATCAGCCGGCTGCCCACGCCGATCGCCATCGAACTCAAGTGCATTGCCACCCTGGGGGACTGA
- the nbaC gene encoding 3-hydroxyanthranilate 3,4-dioxygenase, whose protein sequence is MGRLQPINFKKWIDEHRHLLKPPVGNQLVWADREFIVMVVGGPNARTDFHINEGEEFFYQVEGNINLRIMEDGKPQDIPIHEGEIFLLPPKVPHSPQRPAGTVGLVMERRRRPEELDGFAWFCPRCDGKLYEETLHVTNLVTQLPPVFDRFFGTPENCTCKQCGFQITRSGGK, encoded by the coding sequence ATGGGACGCCTGCAACCCATCAACTTCAAGAAGTGGATCGACGAGCACCGCCACCTGCTCAAGCCGCCCGTGGGCAACCAGCTGGTCTGGGCGGACCGGGAGTTCATCGTGATGGTGGTGGGGGGGCCCAACGCGCGCACCGACTTCCACATCAACGAGGGCGAGGAGTTCTTCTACCAAGTGGAGGGGAACATCAACCTGCGGATCATGGAGGACGGCAAGCCCCAGGACATTCCCATCCACGAAGGGGAGATTTTCCTGCTGCCTCCCAAGGTGCCGCACTCTCCACAGCGGCCCGCGGGGACGGTGGGCTTGGTGATGGAGCGGCGGCGGCGGCCCGAGGAGTTGGACGGCTTCGCCTGGTTCTGCCCCCGGTGTGACGGCAAGCTGTACGAGGAGACGCTGCACGTCACCAACCTCGTCACCCAGTTGCCCCCGGTGTTCGACCGCTTCTTCGGGACGCCTGAGAACTGCACGTGCAAGCAGTGTGGTTTTCAGATCACCCGGAGCGGGGGCAAGTGA
- a CDS encoding amidohydrolase family protein, whose product MKIDIHTHLLPAELPRFAERYGYGGFITLEHHQPCRARMLRDDGKFFREIESNCWDPERRLTECDAVGVTVQVLSTVPVMFSYWAKPEHGVDLSRFLNDHLASVVRTNPRRFAGLGTVPLQDVKQAVRELERCVRELGLAGVQIGSHVNGTNLGDASLFPFFEAAAELGAAVFVHPWDMLGGARLEKYWLPWLVGMPAEVAIALSTLIFSGTLERLPKLRLAFAHGGGSFPGTFGRLQHGFDARPDLVAVDNPVPPRAYLGRFWVDSLVHDAEMLRLILRLLGPEKVALGSDYPFPLGEERPGALLESLTELDAATRERVLWRNALEWLGRSREEFGS is encoded by the coding sequence GTGAAGATCGACATCCACACCCACCTGCTGCCGGCGGAGCTGCCCCGCTTCGCCGAGCGCTATGGCTACGGGGGCTTCATCACCCTGGAGCACCACCAGCCGTGCCGTGCCCGGATGCTGCGGGATGATGGAAAGTTCTTTCGTGAAATCGAAAGCAACTGCTGGGACCCGGAGCGCCGCCTGACGGAGTGCGATGCCGTGGGCGTCACCGTGCAGGTGCTCTCCACGGTGCCGGTGATGTTCAGCTATTGGGCCAAGCCGGAGCACGGGGTGGATCTGTCCCGCTTCCTCAATGATCACCTGGCCTCGGTGGTGCGGACGAACCCGCGCCGCTTCGCGGGGCTGGGCACCGTTCCTCTGCAAGATGTGAAGCAGGCGGTGCGGGAGCTGGAACGCTGCGTGCGCGAGCTGGGGCTCGCGGGCGTGCAGATTGGCTCCCATGTGAATGGCACCAACCTGGGAGACGCTTCGCTCTTTCCCTTCTTCGAGGCGGCGGCGGAGTTGGGAGCGGCGGTGTTCGTCCACCCGTGGGACATGCTGGGCGGGGCGAGGCTGGAGAAGTACTGGCTGCCGTGGCTCGTGGGGATGCCCGCCGAGGTGGCGATTGCCCTCTCCACGCTCATCTTCTCGGGAACGCTGGAGCGGCTGCCGAAGCTGCGGCTGGCCTTTGCCCACGGAGGAGGGTCCTTCCCGGGGACATTCGGGCGCCTCCAGCATGGCTTCGATGCACGGCCGGACTTGGTGGCGGTGGACAATCCCGTGCCGCCCCGGGCGTATCTGGGACGCTTCTGGGTGGACTCCCTGGTGCACGACGCGGAGATGCTGCGCCTCATCCTCCGGCTGCTGGGGCCGGAGAAGGTGGCACTCGGCAGCGATTACCCGTTCCCTCTGGGAGAGGAACGTCCCGGCGCGCTGCTCGAGTCCCTGACAGAGCTGGATGCCGCGACCCGCGAACGGGTGCTGTGGCGCAACGCCCTCGAATGGCTGGGGCGCTCCCGCGAGGAGTTTGGGTCATGA
- the kynU gene encoding kynureninase translates to MTEASMRFEEGEGFARRMDAEDPLRSFREEFLFPQSAQGEPLVYLAGNSLGLQPRRAQQYVQEEMEDWARLGVEGHFHARRPWLPYHENLTGQTARLLGALPLEVVVMNTLSVNLHLMMVSFYRPTRERFKILIEAGAFPSDQYAVASQARFHGFDPKEAVLKLEPRAGEDTLRTEDILETLERHGSEIALVLLGNVNYLTGQAFDMKALTQAAHAHGSRVGFDLAHGAGNLRLSLHDDGPDFAVWCSYKYLNGGPGALGGVFIHERHARAEGLPRFEGWWGNDKASRFQMGPDFVPLPGAEGWQLSNPPIFQLAALRASMELFDRATMPSLRGKGDLLTGYLEFLLDKLPPGFVRITTPRDVKARGSQLSLRFSKDPRRLLTRLSEAGICCDFRAPDIIRAAPAPLYNSFQDVYRFVRVLESHARD, encoded by the coding sequence ATGACGGAGGCTTCGATGCGTTTCGAGGAGGGGGAGGGGTTTGCGCGGAGAATGGACGCGGAAGATCCGCTGCGCTCCTTCCGGGAGGAGTTCCTCTTTCCCCAGAGCGCCCAGGGCGAGCCGCTGGTCTACCTCGCGGGCAACTCCCTGGGGCTACAGCCTCGCCGGGCGCAGCAGTACGTCCAGGAGGAAATGGAGGACTGGGCGCGGCTGGGCGTGGAGGGCCACTTCCATGCCCGGCGTCCCTGGCTGCCGTACCACGAGAACCTGACGGGGCAGACGGCCCGCCTGCTGGGGGCGTTGCCGCTCGAAGTCGTGGTGATGAATACCCTCTCGGTGAACCTCCACCTGATGATGGTGTCGTTCTACCGGCCGACCCGCGAGCGCTTCAAGATCCTCATCGAGGCAGGGGCGTTCCCCTCGGACCAGTACGCGGTGGCTTCGCAGGCGCGCTTTCACGGCTTTGATCCGAAGGAGGCCGTGCTGAAGCTGGAGCCGCGTGCGGGTGAGGACACGCTGCGCACCGAGGACATCCTCGAGACGCTGGAGCGGCACGGTTCTGAAATCGCCCTGGTCCTGCTCGGCAACGTGAACTACCTCACGGGGCAGGCGTTCGACATGAAGGCCCTCACCCAGGCCGCGCACGCTCATGGCAGCCGGGTCGGGTTCGATTTGGCGCATGGCGCGGGCAACCTGCGGCTCTCGCTGCATGACGATGGGCCCGACTTCGCCGTGTGGTGCTCGTACAAATACCTCAACGGAGGGCCCGGCGCGCTGGGCGGCGTCTTCATCCACGAGCGGCATGCCCGGGCGGAGGGGCTGCCGCGCTTCGAGGGTTGGTGGGGCAACGACAAGGCCAGCCGGTTCCAGATGGGGCCCGACTTCGTCCCGCTGCCGGGAGCAGAAGGATGGCAGCTCTCCAATCCGCCCATCTTCCAGCTCGCGGCCCTGCGGGCCTCGATGGAGCTGTTCGACCGGGCCACCATGCCGAGCCTGCGCGGCAAAGGCGACCTGCTCACCGGCTATCTGGAGTTCCTGCTCGACAAGCTCCCCCCGGGCTTCGTGCGCATCACCACCCCCCGGGATGTGAAGGCGAGAGGCTCACAGCTCTCGTTGCGCTTCTCGAAGGACCCACGGCGCTTGCTGACCCGGCTCTCCGAAGCAGGCATCTGCTGTGACTTCCGGGCACCCGACATCATCCGTGCCGCGCCCGCGCCGCTGTACAACTCCTTTCAGGATGTCTACCGCTTCGTGAGGGTCCTCGAAAGCCATGCACGAGATTGA
- a CDS encoding FAD-dependent oxidoreductase: MHEIDQTQTVTLAGAGLVGSLLAMFLARRGFQVEVLERRADMRREGGSAGRSINLAISTRGLHALRQVGLEQEALQHAIPMRGRMIHSVSGELSLQPYGKDDSQHINSISRAWLNKCLMTHAEETGRVGIRFKQRIQEVDVDTGALTVLDEPSGVTHEARTSVLFGTDGSGSAVRQSMMRLPGYTSTQAPLSHGYKELTIPAGPGGAFQMEKNALHIWPRGSYMLIALPNEDGSFTCTLFLPFEGPVSFASLDSPGKVLAFFEEQFPDSVPLLPELTHDFFHNPTGTMVTVKGMPWYVGGRALVLGDAAHAIVPFFGQGMNCGFEDCVVLDGCLERHRTWEEAFAEFFHLRKTNADAIADMAVENFTEMSSSTASARFLLEKQVEKALLNAFPGQFLSRYSLVSFSRVPYRMAYEAGTRAGGIVSELSEGLSRAEDVNLERAAQLIQERLVPFMKEHADGFRTEG; the protein is encoded by the coding sequence ATGCACGAGATTGACCAGACGCAGACCGTGACATTGGCTGGAGCGGGGTTGGTGGGTTCGCTGCTGGCCATGTTTCTGGCCCGGCGCGGGTTCCAGGTGGAGGTGCTGGAACGGCGTGCGGACATGCGGCGGGAGGGGGGCTCCGCAGGACGCTCCATCAACCTCGCCATCTCCACGCGGGGGTTGCATGCACTTCGGCAGGTGGGGCTGGAACAGGAGGCGCTGCAGCACGCCATTCCCATGCGGGGCCGGATGATCCACTCCGTATCCGGTGAGCTGAGCCTACAGCCCTATGGAAAGGACGACTCTCAGCACATCAACAGCATCTCCCGGGCGTGGCTCAACAAGTGCCTGATGACCCACGCGGAAGAAACGGGCCGGGTGGGTATTCGCTTCAAGCAGCGCATTCAGGAGGTGGATGTCGATACGGGGGCGCTCACGGTGCTGGATGAGCCGAGCGGGGTGACTCACGAAGCGCGGACCTCTGTGCTTTTCGGAACGGATGGCTCGGGCTCGGCGGTGCGGCAGTCGATGATGCGGCTTCCGGGATACACCTCGACCCAAGCGCCGCTGAGCCATGGCTACAAGGAACTCACCATTCCTGCGGGGCCGGGCGGCGCGTTCCAAATGGAGAAGAACGCGCTGCACATCTGGCCTCGGGGCTCCTACATGCTCATCGCGTTGCCGAACGAGGACGGCAGCTTCACCTGCACGCTCTTCCTTCCCTTCGAAGGGCCGGTGAGCTTCGCGTCGCTGGATTCCCCCGGAAAGGTCCTCGCCTTCTTCGAGGAGCAATTCCCGGACTCCGTTCCCCTCCTGCCTGAACTCACGCACGATTTCTTCCACAACCCCACGGGGACGATGGTCACCGTGAAAGGGATGCCTTGGTATGTGGGAGGCCGTGCGCTGGTGTTGGGAGACGCAGCGCACGCCATCGTGCCGTTCTTCGGGCAGGGGATGAACTGCGGCTTCGAGGACTGCGTGGTGCTCGATGGGTGCCTGGAGCGCCACCGGACGTGGGAGGAGGCCTTCGCCGAGTTCTTCCACCTGCGCAAAACGAACGCGGATGCCATCGCGGACATGGCGGTGGAGAACTTCACCGAAATGAGCAGCAGCACCGCGAGCGCGCGGTTCCTGCTGGAGAAGCAGGTGGAGAAGGCGCTGCTCAATGCGTTTCCAGGACAATTCTTGAGCCGCTACTCGCTGGTGAGCTTCAGCCGAGTGCCCTACCGCATGGCCTATGAGGCGGGCACCCGGGCGGGTGGCATCGTGTCTGAGCTGTCCGAGGGCTTGTCACGCGCGGAGGACGTGAACCTCGAACGCGCCGCCCAGCTCATCCAGGAGCGGTTGGTGCCATTCATGAAGGAGCACGCGGATGGATTTCGGACTGAAGGATAG
- a CDS encoding SDR family oxidoreductase: MDFGLKDRRALVLGASGGLGFAIASTLVKEGAKVAICSRSEERIRAAASSMGAVQGIVADLTAPGSTRSVVEKAIAVLGGVDILVINTGGPPKGGILEVSDAQWQEGFQSLWMGAVEGIRAAVPGMKERNWGRIVLVTSSSAREPMSGLTISSGLRAGLMGLTKIVSDEVAAQGITLNAVLPGYHATDRLKQLGIAEERLSAQIPARRLGRPEELGALVAFLSSDQAAYITGQSIVADGGASRGF; this comes from the coding sequence ATGGATTTCGGACTGAAGGATAGGCGGGCGCTGGTGCTGGGCGCCTCTGGCGGGCTGGGGTTTGCCATCGCCTCGACGCTGGTGAAAGAGGGGGCGAAGGTAGCCATCTGCTCGCGCAGCGAGGAGCGGATTCGTGCCGCGGCCTCGAGCATGGGGGCGGTGCAGGGAATCGTGGCGGACCTCACTGCGCCGGGGAGCACCCGGTCGGTCGTGGAAAAAGCCATCGCGGTGCTGGGCGGGGTGGACATCCTGGTCATCAACACGGGAGGCCCTCCGAAAGGCGGCATCCTGGAGGTCTCCGACGCCCAGTGGCAGGAGGGCTTCCAGAGCCTGTGGATGGGAGCGGTGGAGGGGATTCGAGCGGCGGTGCCAGGAATGAAGGAGCGGAACTGGGGCCGCATCGTGCTGGTGACCTCTTCATCCGCGCGAGAGCCCATGTCCGGGTTGACGATCTCCAGCGGTCTGCGGGCGGGCTTGATGGGGCTCACCAAGATCGTCAGCGATGAGGTGGCAGCTCAGGGCATCACCCTGAACGCGGTGCTCCCGGGCTACCACGCCACGGATCGTCTGAAGCAACTGGGAATTGCCGAGGAGCGTCTCTCGGCGCAGATTCCGGCGCGGCGGCTGGGCCGCCCCGAAGAACTGGGCGCGTTGGTGGCGTTCCTATCTTCGGATCAGGCGGCATATATCACCGGCCAGTCCATTGTGGCTGATGGTGGCGCGTCTCGAGGTTTCTAA
- a CDS encoding NACHT domain-containing protein encodes MSDSFKKVLFAVGAQLPVVGALWGFWSSVKQHPGGALLIAGAWELAVLAGAFINDVWTELRKDALKATVDWVRAAVRGFSPGFRRHYNRWLILEYSIFNVRGLGLIATFTLLLDKVFVELRISPANPQKLNLDPFKETRLKGNRLIWDLLRAAIANSAEAPAVLAILGPPGCGKTTLLQHVAVTLAANRQRRFRLRAYTPVLLLLRDHIAAITKGSPPSLGEVAFSHFSNIKIVGKTPPEGWFEKQLRAGRCIVLLDGLDEVAKVEQRQAISKWVDAQIGNYPKCPFVITSRPQGYKSAPLGKADILEVQPFGVTQVRQFIERWYLANEIKSSGNQINADVRHRASKHALDLIERLRQTPSVNALTVNPLLLAMVAMVHRYHGALPGSRVELYKEICEVLLGRWRQAKGLQDDLTAARKLRVLQPLAAYMMEKERRDIGVDEAIQVISAPLERVGLTEGEHAEFLGRLRDSSGLVQEREAGKWSFAHQTFQEYLAAAHWLEQKNARSEWKRLVVGSWWRETLRLYASQGDATELVQACLEVGSVDALTLAADCLDEAREIAPAVRRAAEEQIIAGLEAENPTHRRLAAEVQLTRRLRSLQAIDDKRSIDLKHLTCAEYQLFLDDMHAQREYRQPDHWLGLRFAKAQGHDALCGVRAEDAVMFCNWLTLRGGGRVRYRLPHSDEVRTHPSEDRGLGTWCRDNGKLVLECSDEAHRTDVAKVLAWQSLTKAFSALAERLTFNIARALNRDLTRDLTRALVRDLDFALARDLTSASARDLDRSRALALGIARDIARDLDFALAHGLDRALALAFDRVRKAPSSGSVKTQPQLELNANYQALIFRSHERLPNAVKAIKDANAAASIFGLMNALITVAGSQSLMEMRSAQRAFLIQLLKEYTVNISSEPPPLSLLQRAIKRISSIGFQKEEIMQSKMDLLAFTEGVRFIAARETGQLSAWEGIRLVRETLPEQDEKTTDPGRDEALDSFAA; translated from the coding sequence ATGTCCGATTCTTTCAAGAAAGTTCTCTTCGCCGTTGGGGCACAATTACCAGTCGTTGGTGCTTTGTGGGGGTTCTGGAGCAGTGTAAAGCAGCACCCGGGCGGGGCTTTGCTCATTGCAGGAGCGTGGGAACTCGCGGTGCTCGCAGGCGCGTTCATTAATGACGTCTGGACCGAACTTCGAAAGGATGCCCTCAAAGCCACGGTGGACTGGGTGCGAGCAGCAGTACGCGGCTTCTCACCAGGTTTTCGGCGCCATTACAATCGGTGGCTCATTCTTGAGTACAGCATCTTCAATGTCCGCGGGCTTGGGCTTATCGCCACGTTCACTCTCTTGCTCGATAAGGTGTTCGTCGAGTTGAGGATCAGCCCAGCAAACCCCCAGAAGCTTAACCTTGATCCCTTCAAGGAGACAAGGCTTAAAGGCAACCGGCTGATCTGGGACCTCCTCCGAGCAGCCATTGCCAACTCCGCTGAGGCCCCGGCGGTGTTGGCCATCCTCGGCCCACCAGGATGCGGGAAAACGACGTTGCTTCAGCACGTAGCTGTAACCCTCGCCGCCAACCGGCAGCGCCGGTTTCGCTTGCGAGCCTATACGCCGGTCCTGTTGTTATTGCGTGACCACATCGCAGCTATTACGAAGGGGAGCCCGCCGTCATTGGGCGAGGTTGCATTCTCGCACTTCAGCAACATAAAGATAGTCGGAAAAACGCCTCCGGAAGGCTGGTTCGAGAAGCAACTGCGGGCTGGTCGGTGCATAGTTCTCCTCGATGGCCTGGACGAGGTAGCAAAAGTGGAGCAGCGGCAGGCGATCTCCAAGTGGGTGGATGCACAGATCGGAAACTATCCGAAGTGCCCCTTCGTGATCACATCTCGTCCCCAGGGCTATAAGAGCGCGCCATTAGGAAAGGCTGACATCCTGGAAGTTCAGCCTTTCGGGGTAACACAGGTGCGCCAATTCATTGAGCGCTGGTATCTAGCCAACGAAATCAAGAGTTCGGGAAATCAAATTAACGCAGACGTGCGGCATAGGGCGAGCAAGCATGCCCTCGACTTAATAGAGCGCCTCCGACAGACTCCCTCGGTGAATGCGCTTACTGTCAATCCCTTGCTGCTAGCCATGGTTGCAATGGTCCATCGCTACCACGGTGCTCTGCCGGGGTCTCGAGTCGAGTTGTACAAGGAGATATGCGAAGTCTTGCTGGGCCGGTGGCGGCAAGCAAAGGGACTCCAAGACGACCTGACAGCCGCAAGGAAACTCAGAGTCCTGCAACCCCTCGCCGCATACATGATGGAGAAAGAGCGCAGGGACATTGGCGTCGATGAAGCCATTCAGGTGATCTCCGCTCCGCTTGAGCGGGTTGGTCTGACAGAGGGGGAGCACGCAGAGTTCTTGGGAAGACTCAGAGATAGCAGTGGTTTGGTGCAAGAGCGGGAAGCTGGAAAGTGGAGTTTTGCTCATCAGACCTTCCAAGAGTACTTAGCGGCGGCCCATTGGCTGGAGCAGAAGAATGCCCGCAGTGAATGGAAAAGGCTGGTGGTTGGGAGTTGGTGGCGGGAAACGTTGCGGCTTTACGCATCCCAAGGGGATGCCACCGAGTTGGTGCAAGCCTGCTTAGAAGTTGGCAGCGTGGATGCGTTGACATTGGCAGCGGACTGCCTTGACGAGGCGCGCGAGATTGCTCCAGCGGTACGCCGTGCAGCAGAAGAGCAAATCATTGCTGGTTTAGAGGCAGAAAACCCAACTCATAGGCGCCTAGCCGCTGAAGTGCAGTTGACCCGTCGGTTGAGATCGCTCCAAGCCATTGATGATAAGCGGTCAATTGACTTGAAACACCTGACATGCGCCGAATACCAGTTGTTCTTAGATGACATGCATGCCCAGAGAGAATACCGCCAGCCCGATCATTGGTTGGGGTTGAGGTTTGCCAAAGCGCAAGGGCACGATGCTCTATGTGGAGTGCGTGCAGAGGATGCCGTGATGTTCTGCAACTGGTTGACTCTACGGGGAGGAGGCAGAGTGCGCTACCGCCTGCCTCATTCTGATGAGGTCCGTACGCATCCTAGCGAAGATCGAGGACTTGGAACATGGTGTCGTGACAATGGCAAATTGGTGCTCGAATGCTCAGACGAAGCGCATAGAACTGACGTGGCGAAAGTACTAGCATGGCAAAGCCTGACGAAAGCCTTCAGCGCTCTCGCCGAGAGGCTTACCTTCAACATCGCGCGTGCGCTTAATCGCGACCTCACTCGCGACCTCACTCGCGCCCTCGTCCGCGACCTCGATTTTGCTCTCGCTCGCGACCTCACCTCTGCTTCCGCCCGCGACCTCGACCGCTCCCGCGCTCTCGCTCTCGGCATTGCTCGCGACATTGCTCGCGACCTCGACTTTGCTCTCGCTCACGGCCTCGACCGTGCCCTCGCCCTCGCCTTTGACCGTGTCCGCAAGGCCCCCAGCAGTGGCTCCGTGAAGACTCAGCCTCAACTCGAGCTCAATGCAAATTATCAGGCATTGATATTTCGGAGTCACGAACGGCTCCCAAATGCGGTCAAAGCCATCAAGGATGCCAATGCCGCAGCCTCGATATTTGGCCTGATGAATGCACTGATAACTGTTGCTGGATCGCAGTCGCTCATGGAGATGAGATCTGCGCAACGAGCATTTCTGATTCAATTGCTTAAAGAATATACTGTGAACATATCAAGCGAGCCTCCCCCTCTCTCTCTCCTCCAACGTGCCATTAAGCGGATCAGCAGTATTGGATTCCAGAAAGAAGAGATCATGCAGAGCAAGATGGACCTGCTTGCTTTCACAGAGGGCGTGAGATTCATTGCTGCTCGTGAGACCGGTCAATTGTCAGCATGGGAGGGGATTCGGCTCGTGCGAGAGACCTTGCCCGAGCAAGACGAGAAAACGACCGATCCAGGTAGGGATGAAGCCCTTGATTCATTTGCTGCATAG
- a CDS encoding DUF5953 family protein: MVVIGAVVGFPDSARDAEVLTRARRTASGGWVVQLTDAPLNLDI, translated from the coding sequence GTGGTTGTAATTGGCGCGGTGGTGGGGTTCCCGGACTCGGCCCGCGACGCTGAGGTGCTCACGCGGGCGCGGCGCACGGCATCAGGCGGGTGGGTTGTGCAGCTCACCGATGCACCGCTCAATCTCGACATCTGA
- a CDS encoding GEVED domain-containing protein, producing MATITDPGPRCSAMAHDTLSLPATTNGTCFALGNYYLIAKTGTSQLSSLQSLQAAGHPTITGFSPLTAPVGGLVTLTGTNFDSQTAVYFNGVAAARSIVNATTLVAQVPSGATTGKIRVSRASSTTTFCNLPQTSGVTFTVDPYCLSTASYNSYGAIDYVASSEFTNNTIGLGTCPNYTNNTPYVVFATAGQVGKQIDIQFGSCGQPNYQKLFKMYVDWNGDDDFTDPGEFLIDAPSVSSDVLYTITLNIPTTVLPGTKRMRFIVAVHDDAGTNPASVFSCGAYNFGETEDYLLNIAPAPAFAPTDSASEQPHAELTVSRGEESPSVRFRTDATSIPALRFTLPGQP from the coding sequence ATGGCGACCATCACCGATCCTGGTCCCCGTTGCTCGGCCATGGCCCATGACACCCTGAGCCTGCCCGCGACGACGAACGGCACCTGCTTCGCGCTGGGCAACTACTACCTCATCGCCAAGACGGGCACGTCCCAGCTCTCCTCTTTGCAGAGCCTCCAGGCTGCGGGCCACCCGACGATCACCGGCTTCTCGCCTCTGACTGCGCCCGTGGGGGGCCTCGTTACCCTCACGGGGACGAACTTCGACAGCCAGACCGCCGTCTACTTCAACGGCGTGGCCGCCGCGCGCTCCATCGTGAACGCGACGACGCTCGTGGCTCAGGTGCCCTCGGGCGCCACGACCGGCAAGATCCGGGTCAGCCGGGCCAGCTCGACCACCACCTTCTGCAACCTGCCGCAGACCTCCGGCGTGACCTTCACCGTCGACCCGTATTGCCTGTCGACCGCCAGCTACAACAGCTACGGCGCCATCGACTACGTGGCCTCGTCCGAGTTCACGAACAACACGATCGGGCTCGGCACCTGCCCCAATTACACCAACAACACCCCGTACGTCGTGTTCGCCACGGCGGGCCAGGTGGGCAAGCAGATCGACATCCAGTTCGGCTCCTGTGGCCAGCCCAACTACCAGAAGCTGTTCAAGATGTACGTGGACTGGAATGGCGACGATGACTTCACGGATCCGGGCGAGTTCCTCATCGACGCGCCGTCCGTCTCCAGTGATGTCCTGTACACCATTACCCTCAACATCCCGACGACGGTGTTGCCGGGCACCAAGCGCATGCGCTTCATCGTCGCCGTCCACGATGACGCCGGGACGAACCCGGCGAGCGTCTTCTCGTGCGGCGCGTACAACTTCGGTGAGACCGAGGACTACCTGCTCAACATTGCTCCGGCCCCCGCCTTCGCGCCCACCGATAGCGCCTCGGAGCAGCCCCACGCGGAGTTGACGGTCTCGCGTGGAGAGGAGTCACCCTCGGTGCGGTTCAGAACGGACGCCACCTCCATTCCGGCCCTGCGCTTCACCCTGCCCGGACAGCCGTAG
- a CDS encoding SDR family oxidoreductase — protein MKQLGIAEELLSAQIPAWRLGRPEELGALVAFLSSDQAAYITGQSIVADGGASRGF, from the coding sequence TTGAAACAACTGGGAATTGCCGAGGAGCTCCTCTCGGCGCAGATTCCGGCGTGGCGGCTGGGTCGCCCCGAGGAGCTGGGCGCGTTGGTGGCGTTCCTGTCCTCGGATCAGGCGGCATACATCACCGGCCAGTCCATCGTGGCGGATGGTGGCGCGTCGCGCGGTTTCTAA
- a CDS encoding transposase, with protein MELRPPQRKQPRCAFLEGFSLHAHTHLHANDRQGLERRCRYGARGALALERLSRAEDGRIAYRMKRPLPDGPERSG; from the coding sequence GTGGAACTTCGGCCTCCTCAGCGAAAGCAGCCCCGGTGCGCCTTCCTGGAGGGCTTCTCCCTGCACGCCCATACGCACCTGCATGCGAACGACAGGCAGGGGCTGGAGCGGCGATGCCGCTACGGGGCACGCGGTGCGCTGGCGCTGGAGCGTTTGTCACGAGCGGAGGATGGCCGCATTGCCTACCGCATGAAGCGCCCGCTGCCGGACGGTCCCGAACGGAGCGGATGA
- a CDS encoding DUF6310 domain-containing protein: protein MSEAHKTALKFAEPSLKVVIMDWC, encoded by the coding sequence TTGAGCGAAGCGCATAAGACCGCCCTGAAGTTCGCGGAGCCTTCCCTTAAAGTTGTCATCATGGACTGGTGCTGA